One Carassius auratus strain Wakin chromosome 16, ASM336829v1, whole genome shotgun sequence genomic window carries:
- the LOC113115863 gene encoding membrane-spanning 4-domains subfamily A member 4A gives MASSMTTEANGVRVVTHVIPLEEKTEFPDLKSSSVELEKSNLSPKTKMFLKGKPLSLGLVQVFIGLVVMTLCTITVLVDKLSAETVVCLGLPFVVSGSVAVAAHKRSSSPLIKATLAMSVISALLAAAGTGYFSWELTNRPGENPCGGRNNWTCTEMIWRFNSLVDGLRGLLLVLCFLELCVCITLSIFSARAIQKGETDVDPHGSEASLLKVGVDCVSNP, from the exons ATGGCCTCTTCAATGACTACTGAGGCGAATGGAGTGAGAGTTGTGACTCATGTTATTCCACTGGAGGAAAAAACAGAGTTTCCGGACCTAAAGTCAAGCTCGGTTGAACTAGAAAAGTCCAACCTGTCACCAAAAACCAAGATGTTCCTAAAGGGGAAGCCTCTGTCACTCGGG ttgGTGCAGGTGTTCATTGGTTTGGTGGTCATGACTCTGTGCACCATCACGGTACTTGTGGATAAACTGAGTGCTGAGACTGTAGTGTGCCTTGGACTTCCT TTTGTCGTCTCTGGGTCTGTGGCAGTCGCTGCACACAAGAGATCCAGTTCTCCTCTG ATCAAAGCCACGCTGGCCATGAGTGTGATCTCTGCTCTGCTGGCTGCTGCAGGAACTGGCTACTTCAGTTGGGAGCTCACCAATAGACCAGGAGAGAATCCTTGTGGTGGCCGTAATAACTGGACATGTACAGAAATGATATGGAGATTTAAT agtttGGTGGATGGATTGAGGGGTCTCCTGCTGGTGCTGTGTTTTCTTGAACTGTGCGTGTGCATCACTCTGTCCATCTTTTCGGCCCGGGCCATCCAAAAG GGCGAAACTGATGTCGACCCTCACGGTAGTGAAGCCAGTCTCCTTAAGGTTGGGGTGGATTGTGTCTCCAACCCCTGA
- the nudt17 gene encoding nucleoside diphosphate-linked moiety X motif 17, with protein sequence MEKVRKILVHLSRENAAPQCARFVQSITGHFVGSVEDQATVSCSLENNRFILCDRLCDGGVPLKRASFCPIKYLSHSEADSLPPDTLNRGVDVGVAVLLQSANQRLLLTRRASSLRIFPNVWVPPGGHVELDEKLLDAGLRELKEETGLKLSPDEISSQLLGLWESVYPPMLSVGLPKRHHVVTYILLKSCQSHLQLQACLRPDPAEVSACVWVDAGLVNVVVSAVDGEKDSVQIPSDLPQTISVTEVSPHGELIETSLPVSVLCNRAPDHGEDIERVSTGTKFALELWLKTLEPHTEMG encoded by the exons ATGGAGAAAGTCCGAAAGATTCTAGTTCATCTGTCGAGGGAAAACGCCGCTCCGCAGTGCGCACGATTCGTGCAG AGCATAACTGGACACTTTGTCGGGAGTGTTGAGGATCAGGCAACTGTGAGCTGTTCTTTGGAGAATAACAGATTTATTTTGTGTGATCGGCTGTGTGATGGAGGAGTTCCTCTGAAG AGGGCGTCATTTTGCCCCATCAAATACCTGTCTCATTCGGAGGCGGACTCCCTGCCCCCAGATACCCTCAACCGTGGGGTAGATGTGGGCGTGGCTGTGCTGCTgcagtcagccaatcagagactGTTGCTAACACGCCGTGCCTCCAGCCTCCGGATCTTCCCCAATGTTTGGGTTCCGCCCG GTGGCCATGTGGAGCTGGATGAAAAG CTGTTGGATGCCGGACTCAGGGAGCTGAAGGAAGAGACCGGTCTGAAACTGAGCCCTGATGAGATCTCCTCTCAGCTGCTCGGCCTGTGGGAG TCAGTTTATCCGCCCATGCTGTCCGTAGGACTGCCTAAGAGACATCACGTTGTGACATACATACTTCTgaagagctgtcaatcacacctGCAGCTACAG GCTTGTTTGCGCCCTGATCCTGCTGAAgtcagtgcgtgtgtgtgggtcGATGCAGGTCTGGTGAATGTTGTAGTATCTGCAGTAGATGGTGAGAAGGATTCTGTTCAAATACCCTCTGATCTGCCACAAACTATCAG TGTGACCGAGGTGTCTCCACACGGTGAGCTAATCGAGACCTCGCTGCCTGTTTCTGTCCTCTGTAACCGAGCCCCGGATCATGGCGAGGACATCGAACGAGTCAGCACTGGAACCAAATTTGCTTTAGAactgtggttgaaaacactggaGCCTCATACTGAGATGGGCTGA